From a region of the Apibacter sp. B3706 genome:
- a CDS encoding penicillin-binding protein 1A produces the protein MALTNKNKNKTNTINKINKSNSTKKFIRKFFIWFWGLFFAGILSFALLFLLTIYGFFGEMPNVRDLENPDIFVASEIISADGVVIQKFEKEKRIPVEYQDLPPYLIYALMSKEDERFPYHSGVDKKALFRAVFYGGKRGGGSTITQQLAKLLFTQKDDDEGNFSYKGVSQNKFQRAFQKIKEIIIAVQLEKLYTKDEILTLYLNKFDFLFNANGIATASKVYFNKNVKDLDLSQSATLVAMLENPVVNNPKINPENAKKRRNVVLGLMKDQGYITEAEFNSIKETPIELNYRPVKEIGEGYSAYFKHALKKEVNAVLNDYENQTGKKYNLYKDGLKIYVTLDSRMQKYAEEAIEKHLKNLQKSFFREQKQRKYAPFYTYPGDPKIDFLYNKLMTDAMKRTGRYKNLKNKGLSDEEIVAEFKKPINLQIFTWKGDKDTLLSPWDSIRYHKHIIQAGLMAMEPHSGNIKAWVGGINWKHFQYDHVKQARRQVGSTFKPFVYATAIKNLNYTPCTQVSNATYTKGKWTVAGNGASMPLKTALAYSKNAVTARLIDATGYDAVIKMARDLGVESPIPRNNTIALGSADLTIYEMVGAYSTFANFGNYTKPEMVWRIEDSNNKVIKEYQPQVREVMNEIYAYTMIELMKGVIDQGTGRRVRSMGIDAEIAGKTGTTNKNADGWFIGIAPKLATGIWVGWEDRYAHFESSTSIGQGASMALPIWPYFMQKIYADPKLEITQKDKFARPETMNDNFSCDDLASYGAYDGSYSSDEDGGYYNSSNENHGSNKTENINRDTRKKDTVNFDK, from the coding sequence ATGGCATTAACAAATAAAAATAAGAATAAGACCAATACTATAAATAAAATAAATAAATCTAATTCCACTAAAAAATTTATAAGAAAATTTTTTATATGGTTTTGGGGATTATTTTTTGCCGGAATTTTATCATTTGCTTTGCTTTTTTTATTAACAATTTATGGCTTTTTTGGAGAAATGCCCAATGTTAGAGATTTGGAAAATCCGGATATATTTGTTGCCTCTGAAATTATATCTGCAGATGGTGTTGTAATTCAAAAGTTTGAAAAAGAAAAAAGAATCCCGGTAGAATATCAAGATTTACCCCCATACCTTATTTATGCTTTAATGTCTAAAGAAGACGAACGTTTTCCTTACCATTCAGGGGTTGATAAAAAAGCTTTATTCAGGGCTGTTTTTTATGGTGGAAAAAGAGGGGGGGGTAGTACCATAACCCAACAGTTAGCTAAACTTCTTTTTACGCAAAAAGATGATGACGAGGGTAACTTTTCTTACAAAGGGGTATCGCAAAATAAATTTCAACGAGCTTTCCAAAAAATAAAGGAAATTATAATCGCGGTTCAACTCGAAAAATTATATACTAAAGATGAAATCTTAACTCTTTATCTAAATAAATTCGATTTTTTATTTAATGCTAATGGTATTGCAACCGCATCCAAGGTATATTTTAATAAAAATGTTAAAGATTTGGATCTATCACAAAGTGCCACATTGGTTGCTATGTTAGAAAATCCGGTAGTAAACAATCCTAAAATTAATCCTGAAAATGCCAAAAAAAGAAGAAATGTTGTCTTGGGCTTAATGAAGGACCAAGGTTACATTACTGAAGCAGAATTCAATTCGATTAAAGAAACCCCTATTGAGCTTAACTACAGACCAGTAAAAGAAATTGGCGAAGGATATTCCGCTTATTTTAAACATGCGTTAAAAAAGGAAGTAAATGCCGTTTTAAATGATTATGAAAACCAAACAGGAAAAAAATATAATCTTTATAAAGACGGACTAAAAATATATGTAACTCTAGATTCTAGAATGCAAAAATATGCTGAAGAAGCAATTGAAAAGCATTTAAAAAATCTACAAAAATCTTTTTTCAGAGAGCAAAAACAAAGGAAATATGCTCCTTTTTACACTTATCCGGGAGATCCTAAAATTGATTTTTTATACAACAAACTCATGACAGATGCCATGAAAAGAACCGGAAGGTATAAAAACCTGAAAAATAAGGGATTATCTGATGAGGAAATTGTTGCGGAATTTAAAAAACCAATCAACTTACAAATCTTCACATGGAAAGGCGATAAAGATACTTTACTATCTCCTTGGGATTCTATAAGATATCATAAACATATTATACAAGCAGGGCTAATGGCAATGGAGCCTCATTCGGGAAATATAAAAGCATGGGTTGGAGGAATCAATTGGAAACATTTTCAATACGACCATGTTAAACAAGCACGTAGACAGGTTGGATCCACGTTCAAACCTTTTGTATATGCCACAGCCATTAAAAACCTTAATTACACCCCTTGTACACAAGTTTCAAATGCAACTTATACCAAAGGTAAATGGACTGTTGCCGGTAACGGCGCTTCTATGCCTTTAAAAACAGCACTTGCCTATTCCAAAAATGCGGTAACAGCAAGGTTAATTGATGCTACCGGATATGATGCAGTTATAAAAATGGCCAGAGATTTAGGAGTTGAAAGTCCTATCCCCAGAAACAATACTATTGCCTTAGGATCTGCAGACTTAACCATTTATGAAATGGTTGGAGCCTATAGCACTTTTGCAAATTTTGGGAATTACACCAAACCTGAAATGGTTTGGCGTATTGAAGACAGCAACAATAAAGTAATCAAGGAATATCAACCACAGGTAAGAGAAGTTATGAATGAAATATACGCTTACACTATGATTGAATTAATGAAAGGGGTAATTGACCAAGGTACAGGCCGAAGAGTCAGGAGTATGGGCATTGATGCTGAAATTGCAGGTAAAACAGGAACGACCAATAAAAATGCCGACGGATGGTTTATAGGAATTGCTCCTAAATTAGCTACCGGCATATGGGTTGGATGGGAAGACAGATATGCGCATTTTGAATCATCAACTTCCATTGGTCAAGGAGCAAGTATGGCTTTACCTATTTGGCCCTATTTTATGCAAAAAATATATGCTGATCCTAAATTGGAAATAACCCAAAAAGATAAATTTGCAAGACCTGAAACAATGAATGACAATTTTAGTTGTGATGATTTGGCTTCATACGGTGCTTACGACGGAAGTTATTCTTCAGATGAGGATGGAGGGTATTATAATTCATCGAACGAAAACCATGGTTCTAATAAAACAGAAAATATAAATCGAGATACCAGAAAAAAAGATACGGTGAATTTTGATAAATAA
- a CDS encoding LysE family translocator — protein sequence MISLITSAILLGLILSLVLIGPVFFLLIETSLTKGIKPSIALETGVISADILCIYVSHTGSKGLLKFIDTHPSVYMIAGFVIFIYGLYNILSKGNLHIKTDANIATTNYFKTYMNGFLLNLVNIGVIVFWLTTVVLISAQYSKPSDFYLYITILLITMVSVDMLKIFLASKFKHQLTDQLAYKIKKIVGIALIVFGIIIFGKSFIKTKTENPFELIENNNFRKKK from the coding sequence ATGATTTCTCTAATCACATCTGCAATTTTACTTGGGCTAATTCTCAGTCTTGTTTTAATAGGTCCCGTATTTTTTCTTCTGATTGAAACCAGTCTTACTAAAGGTATAAAACCTTCCATAGCTCTTGAAACCGGTGTAATCTCTGCAGATATACTTTGCATTTATGTTTCGCATACAGGTAGTAAAGGTTTACTAAAGTTTATAGACACACATCCATCGGTATACATGATTGCCGGTTTTGTAATTTTTATTTACGGATTATACAATATTCTTTCAAAAGGTAATTTGCATATTAAAACAGATGCTAATATTGCGACTACCAATTATTTTAAAACCTATATGAATGGTTTTTTACTTAATTTGGTTAACATTGGTGTTATCGTATTTTGGCTGACAACAGTTGTATTAATATCCGCACAATATTCAAAACCTTCCGATTTTTATTTATACATAACCATTTTATTAATTACTATGGTGTCTGTTGATATGTTAAAAATATTTTTAGCTTCCAAGTTTAAGCATCAGCTGACCGATCAACTTGCCTACAAAATAAAAAAAATTGTAGGTATTGCCCTTATCGTATTTGGCATTATTATCTTTGGTAAAAGCTTTATAAAAACTAAAACAGAAAATCCTTTTGAATTAATCGAAAATAATAACTTCCGAAAGAAAAAGTAA
- a CDS encoding TonB-dependent receptor domain-containing protein: MTSSKSILSTFCLVLYTFIFSQNIVITGTIITDNNRPVPYSSITLTNLEDTSKVFGGLADEKGKFSVKVTPGEYELVIDQAGFDSYVDQKSLLQSTSLGNIKIEQTAKELEGIVVEGKKPLYKVELDKKIYDVSQDLTAKSGTLSDVMQNVPSVTVDVDGTVSLRGNDNVKILVDGKPSAMLGINDTAEALKSIPADMVEKIEVVTNASARYESSGTAGIINIITKKNRKKGVTGSIQMSGGSPQSYGTSINLGYGKKKWNWFTNIGFRYGKNKGKEKKNYIGYDMNHLMDENSLQDSKRNRERTSLNASTGFNFTFDEQNSLSTSIGYNYNTSNYLSTTHYNTTLYPSLIQSLTERKERENRNNYGIDGNLNFTHNFFKKGNILTVDGFYSYNLKDSDSKIFDRIPGLNTNDNTQTKIMLKSDYVLPFKEGSQLEAGMRADYSKIKSDFSLNEFKNNSWVVNPYQTDNTVYQENILSSYLQYGNKWGGFSFLAGLREETSIIKVVSRQANSTITKNYTDLFPTLHLNYDLTEKSQLQISYSRRIFRPDSRMLIPYKNISDDRNTRQGNPDLDPSYINSFELGYNLQQSNWGITPSLYYQRTQDPLQFITTSDPLGNLNTMPTNLGHENRYGGELSYSVNPYKWWKIFGDVNLFQYESYGNYSYEKINTITGSTTLVTENLDKKGFTWRTRMSMTVKLPENFNFQLQGNYMAPFKNGQNKSKEMYGMDLGISKDILKGQGTFLFNIQDVFDSKKRKFKTYGDDFYRYSEMQWRPRQFTLSFTYRFNNSNDKRGNNKKNRQQNTDTNSDFDDINM, from the coding sequence ATGACCTCAAGTAAATCCATACTATCAACATTTTGTTTAGTACTATATACCTTTATATTTTCACAAAACATTGTTATAACAGGAACCATAATTACAGATAATAACCGTCCCGTACCCTACAGCAGCATTACTTTAACCAATTTAGAAGATACTTCTAAAGTATTTGGAGGATTGGCTGACGAAAAAGGTAAATTTTCTGTTAAAGTAACACCGGGAGAATATGAATTGGTGATAGATCAGGCGGGATTTGATTCATATGTCGATCAAAAATCGCTTCTTCAATCAACTTCCTTAGGAAATATAAAGATTGAACAAACGGCTAAAGAATTGGAGGGAATTGTTGTAGAAGGAAAAAAGCCATTATATAAAGTTGAGTTGGATAAAAAAATATATGACGTATCTCAAGATTTAACTGCCAAGTCAGGAACTCTTTCAGATGTTATGCAAAATGTTCCATCGGTAACTGTAGATGTAGATGGAACGGTCAGTTTACGAGGCAATGACAATGTTAAAATTTTAGTTGACGGTAAACCTTCTGCCATGTTGGGAATTAATGATACTGCCGAAGCTTTAAAATCCATACCGGCTGATATGGTCGAAAAAATCGAAGTAGTTACCAATGCTTCTGCTCGTTATGAATCTTCAGGAACTGCCGGTATTATAAATATAATTACCAAAAAAAATAGAAAAAAAGGTGTTACCGGAAGTATTCAAATGTCCGGAGGATCTCCACAATCGTACGGTACATCTATTAATTTAGGATACGGCAAAAAAAAATGGAACTGGTTTACCAACATCGGTTTCAGGTATGGTAAAAATAAAGGTAAAGAGAAAAAAAATTACATTGGTTATGATATGAACCACCTTATGGATGAAAATTCCCTACAAGATTCTAAAAGGAATAGAGAAAGAACTTCTCTAAATGCAAGTACGGGATTTAATTTTACTTTTGACGAACAAAACTCATTATCTACCTCTATAGGATATAATTATAATACCAGCAATTATTTAAGTACCACCCACTATAATACCACATTATATCCCTCACTTATACAAAGCCTTACAGAAAGAAAAGAACGAGAAAACAGAAATAATTACGGAATCGACGGAAACCTAAATTTTACGCATAATTTTTTTAAAAAAGGAAATATACTAACCGTTGACGGATTCTACTCTTATAATCTAAAAGATTCCGATTCTAAAATTTTTGACCGAATTCCCGGTTTAAATACCAATGATAATACGCAAACCAAAATAATGTTGAAATCTGATTATGTATTGCCTTTTAAAGAAGGTTCTCAATTAGAAGCCGGAATGAGAGCTGATTATTCTAAAATTAAATCAGATTTTTCTTTAAATGAATTTAAAAATAATTCTTGGGTAGTGAATCCTTATCAAACAGACAATACGGTTTATCAAGAAAACATTTTATCTTCTTATTTACAATATGGAAATAAATGGGGGGGATTTTCATTTTTAGCAGGATTAAGAGAAGAAACGTCAATTATCAAGGTTGTTTCTCGTCAAGCTAATTCAACCATTACTAAAAATTATACGGACTTATTCCCTACTCTTCACCTAAATTATGATCTAACGGAAAAAAGCCAATTGCAAATCAGTTACAGCCGAAGGATATTTCGTCCGGACAGCAGAATGCTTATCCCCTATAAAAACATTTCTGATGACAGGAATACTCGTCAAGGAAATCCGGACTTAGACCCTTCCTATATCAATTCTTTTGAATTGGGATACAACCTTCAACAAAGTAATTGGGGAATTACTCCTTCTTTATATTATCAAAGAACTCAAGATCCTTTACAATTCATAACTACATCAGACCCTCTCGGAAATTTAAATACCATGCCTACCAATTTAGGACATGAAAATAGATACGGTGGAGAATTGTCTTATTCTGTAAATCCTTATAAATGGTGGAAAATTTTTGGAGATGTAAATTTATTTCAATACGAAAGCTATGGGAATTATTCGTATGAAAAAATTAATACTATAACCGGAAGTACCACCTTAGTTACCGAGAATTTAGATAAAAAAGGGTTTACATGGAGAACTCGTATGAGTATGACAGTAAAACTCCCGGAAAATTTTAATTTTCAATTACAAGGAAATTACATGGCACCTTTTAAAAATGGACAAAATAAAAGTAAAGAAATGTACGGAATGGATTTAGGAATCAGCAAAGATATATTAAAAGGTCAAGGGACATTTCTTTTCAATATTCAGGATGTTTTTGATTCTAAAAAAAGGAAATTTAAAACATACGGAGATGATTTTTACAGATACTCGGAAATGCAATGGCGTCCAAGACAATTTACCCTATCTTTTACTTATAGATTCAATAATAGTAATGATAAAAGGGGTAATAATAAAAAGAATCGCCAACAAAATACTGATACTAATTCAGATTTTGACGATATAAACATGTAA
- a CDS encoding stage 0 sporulation family protein, translating into METCSSCGSGELPKGCKNNGACGTGNCNSKLSVFNWLSDIHPPTQKNQPQYIEVRFKDDRKDFYLNDSHLPLSIGDIVAVEANSGHDVGIVSLTGELVKIQMRKKKAKIDELFKVYRKASQKDIEIWQNYKNKEHSVMLDARQIARSLGLQMKICDVEFQGDGSKVTLYYTAEGRVDFRQLIKEYAMSFRSKIDMRQIGYRQESAKVGGIGSCGRELCCSTWLTDFRSVNTAAARYQQLSINPQKLAGQCGKLKCCLNFELDTYVDALADFPSSQTVLETEKGKAYCIKVDVFRNQMWFTYTDNSISWYPVNIYEVKKLVELNKKGVTIKPLDELQEKEDLKVDLIEENNLNRFEKKSKSNTKRKSKNKNQQRTNSKNTTEKPKPKAKTNTNVQSNSNQPKKRTPKKPK; encoded by the coding sequence ATGGAAACATGCAGTTCTTGTGGTTCGGGAGAACTACCTAAAGGATGTAAAAATAATGGAGCTTGTGGAACTGGAAATTGCAACAGTAAACTTTCTGTATTCAATTGGTTATCCGACATACACCCCCCTACTCAAAAAAATCAACCCCAATATATTGAAGTACGATTTAAAGACGATAGAAAAGATTTTTATCTAAATGATTCCCATTTACCCCTATCAATTGGCGACATAGTTGCTGTGGAAGCTAATTCAGGACATGATGTAGGGATTGTATCTTTAACCGGAGAATTAGTCAAAATCCAAATGAGGAAAAAAAAGGCTAAAATTGATGAACTGTTTAAAGTTTATAGGAAAGCATCTCAAAAAGATATTGAAATTTGGCAAAACTATAAAAACAAAGAGCACTCGGTTATGCTTGATGCGAGACAAATTGCCAGGAGTTTGGGACTTCAAATGAAAATTTGTGATGTAGAATTCCAAGGGGATGGGTCAAAAGTTACGTTATATTATACGGCAGAAGGCAGAGTAGATTTTAGACAGTTGATAAAGGAATATGCTATGTCCTTTCGCTCAAAAATTGATATGCGGCAAATTGGTTACAGGCAGGAAAGTGCCAAAGTGGGAGGAATTGGATCCTGTGGGCGAGAGTTATGTTGCTCTACTTGGCTGACAGATTTCAGATCAGTTAATACTGCGGCGGCAAGATATCAACAATTATCCATCAATCCGCAAAAATTAGCCGGACAATGTGGTAAATTGAAATGTTGTCTTAATTTTGAGTTAGATACCTATGTGGATGCCTTAGCTGATTTTCCTTCCAGCCAAACAGTATTAGAAACTGAAAAGGGTAAAGCATATTGCATTAAAGTGGATGTATTTAGAAATCAAATGTGGTTTACATATACTGATAATTCTATTTCTTGGTATCCTGTAAATATTTATGAGGTTAAAAAATTAGTTGAACTTAATAAAAAAGGTGTAACTATTAAACCATTAGATGAACTTCAGGAAAAAGAAGATTTAAAAGTTGATTTAATTGAAGAAAATAATTTGAATCGATTTGAAAAAAAATCGAAATCAAATACTAAACGGAAATCCAAAAATAAAAATCAACAGCGAACCAATTCAAAAAATACAACTGAAAAGCCTAAACCAAAAGCTAAAACTAATACTAACGTTCAATCAAATTCTAATCAACCCAAAAAAAGAACTCCTAAAAAACCTAAGTAA
- a CDS encoding M1 family metallopeptidase, with protein MKKIFFICFLTLGLLSNSQINKYYQQQADYKMNIDVDVKNYQYKGHQQITYTNNSEDTLSVFYFHLYWNAFQPNSMMDQKLQELNKTADKRMITGEGKSRISSLKSNEIGYQKIKSLKQEGIPVTFTVEETILKVQLAKPILPHTTTHFEMEWTSQIPPVIRRAGRNNSEGIDLTMTQWYPKVVEYDYEGWHTFDYIAREFQGVFGNYEVTIAIDKNYIIGAGGVLQNPKDVKGYLADAQPVVKKNKTLWHFKAENIHDFAWAADPDYTVDSISIKNGPLVYLIYQKSEQTNYWEESKPYIKEYFSLMKENFGAYPYPTYSFIQGGDGGMEYGMCTMIMGNAKSLEGLADLMFHEASHSWFQHILASNESMRAWMDEGFTSYAEHLMMAKIFPDHVKNYPNPHYNSVEFYTEFIKTRQEEVMGIFSDHFLTNNGYSVAAYIKGELFLVQLEYIVGKQTFFKIMKNYFETWKFKHPTDRDFIHIAQKISGMDLKWYWNYMTYTTRTIDYAIKSVGKEGKTTKVTLENLGNFPMPIDVNVTYSDGSKQIYNIPLNMMHNYKKQESDVNQKNLPYWKWTQKEYEFSLDVPPEKIKSIEIDATYRMADINRENNIYPK; from the coding sequence ATGAAAAAAATATTTTTTATTTGTTTCCTAACCTTAGGATTACTATCTAATTCACAAATAAATAAATACTATCAACAACAGGCAGATTATAAAATGAATATTGATGTTGATGTTAAAAATTACCAATATAAGGGTCATCAACAAATTACTTATACAAACAATTCCGAAGACACACTTTCTGTTTTTTATTTCCATTTATATTGGAATGCATTTCAACCAAATTCAATGATGGATCAGAAATTACAGGAACTAAATAAGACTGCTGACAAACGAATGATTACCGGTGAAGGGAAATCACGAATCTCATCGTTGAAATCTAATGAAATAGGGTATCAAAAAATTAAATCCTTAAAACAAGAAGGTATACCGGTTACGTTTACTGTTGAAGAAACTATTTTAAAAGTACAATTGGCAAAACCCATATTACCCCATACCACCACTCATTTTGAAATGGAATGGACCTCACAGATTCCTCCGGTTATTCGAAGAGCCGGAAGAAATAATTCCGAAGGCATTGATTTAACCATGACCCAATGGTACCCGAAAGTAGTAGAATACGATTATGAAGGTTGGCATACCTTTGATTATATCGCAAGAGAATTTCAAGGAGTTTTTGGAAATTATGAAGTAACGATAGCAATTGATAAAAATTATATTATTGGAGCCGGTGGAGTTCTCCAAAACCCCAAAGACGTTAAAGGATATCTTGCAGATGCTCAACCGGTTGTTAAAAAAAATAAAACATTATGGCATTTTAAAGCAGAAAATATTCATGATTTTGCCTGGGCTGCCGATCCTGATTATACAGTTGATTCAATCTCTATTAAAAACGGACCTTTGGTTTATTTGATTTATCAGAAGTCTGAGCAAACCAATTATTGGGAAGAATCTAAGCCTTATATCAAGGAATACTTTTCTCTTATGAAAGAAAACTTTGGCGCCTATCCCTATCCAACCTATTCTTTTATTCAAGGAGGAGACGGTGGCATGGAATATGGAATGTGTACTATGATCATGGGAAATGCAAAATCTTTGGAAGGACTTGCCGATTTGATGTTTCATGAAGCCTCTCATTCTTGGTTTCAGCATATACTTGCTTCCAATGAAAGTATGAGAGCTTGGATGGATGAAGGATTTACTTCGTATGCAGAACATTTAATGATGGCTAAAATATTTCCTGACCATGTAAAAAATTATCCAAACCCTCATTATAATAGTGTTGAATTTTACACAGAATTTATAAAAACTAGACAGGAAGAAGTAATGGGTATATTTTCCGATCATTTTTTAACTAATAATGGCTATAGTGTTGCTGCCTATATTAAAGGTGAGTTGTTTTTAGTGCAATTAGAATATATTGTTGGTAAACAAACTTTTTTCAAAATAATGAAAAATTACTTTGAAACATGGAAATTTAAACACCCTACCGACAGGGATTTTATACATATTGCTCAAAAAATATCAGGCATGGATTTAAAATGGTATTGGAATTATATGACTTATACCACTCGAACTATTGATTATGCTATCAAAAGCGTAGGAAAAGAAGGAAAAACCACTAAGGTAACACTTGAAAATCTGGGTAATTTTCCGATGCCGATAGATGTTAATGTAACATATTCAGATGGTTCTAAACAAATATATAATATTCCTTTAAATATGATGCATAATTATAAGAAACAAGAATCTGATGTTAATCAGAAAAATCTACCTTATTGGAAATGGACACAAAAGGAATATGAATTTAGTCTGGATGTACCACCTGAAAAAATTAAATCTATTGAAATAGACGCCACTTATCGAATGGCAGACATCAATAGAGAAAACAATATTTATCCTAAATAA
- a CDS encoding Crp/Fnr family transcriptional regulator, giving the protein MFLKDLICTKLELATQYYTRLSELLEVKTLFKKDFLIEEGEICSFIGFVKTGVLRSYLDKDGKEFNIDFYFPESIVTSYRSFLTRQPSIGSIQALENSTILCLSQTNYDLLLNESKAWFKVAKYISDTLFVKKCQKDISLLMNTAYERYKLLLQTYPNVEQLVPQYHIASYIGIEPESLSRLKSLNISQ; this is encoded by the coding sequence ATGTTTTTAAAGGATTTAATTTGTACTAAATTAGAATTAGCAACTCAATATTATACCAGATTATCGGAATTGCTGGAAGTAAAAACATTGTTTAAAAAAGATTTTCTTATAGAAGAAGGAGAAATTTGTTCTTTTATTGGTTTTGTGAAAACAGGAGTTCTAAGATCTTATTTAGATAAAGATGGAAAAGAATTTAATATTGACTTCTATTTTCCTGAATCAATAGTAACTTCATACAGAAGTTTCTTAACAAGACAACCAAGCATTGGCAGTATACAAGCATTGGAAAATTCAACTATTTTATGTCTTTCTCAAACTAATTATGATTTGCTTCTCAATGAATCAAAAGCATGGTTTAAAGTTGCAAAATACATTTCAGATACTTTATTCGTTAAAAAATGCCAAAAAGATATTTCTCTTTTAATGAATACTGCTTATGAAAGATATAAATTATTGCTACAAACATATCCAAATGTGGAACAATTGGTACCACAATATCATATTGCTTCTTATATAGGAATTGAACCCGAATCATTAAGCCGTTTAAAATCTCTTAACATAAGTCAATGA
- a CDS encoding gliding motility lipoprotein GldH, with the protein MKKFLFISLCSMFLFINCNHKYEYSQMKSINNSWSKKDTLNFNFTVKNASDKKNINFIVRNNEDYQFSNLYLFIKLKEGKKVISTDTLNYILADKTGKWLGSGMGSIKEIYFQYKKDFSFTKNGDYTLSVVQGMRKDTLKGIVDFGVTIE; encoded by the coding sequence ATGAAAAAATTTCTTTTTATATCTCTTTGCTCAATGTTTCTTTTCATAAATTGTAATCATAAGTATGAATACTCACAAATGAAAAGCATCAATAATTCTTGGAGTAAAAAAGATACTTTAAATTTTAATTTTACCGTTAAAAATGCTTCCGACAAAAAAAATATAAATTTTATAGTAAGGAATAATGAGGATTATCAGTTTAGTAATCTCTATTTATTTATTAAATTAAAAGAAGGAAAAAAAGTTATTAGTACCGATACCTTAAATTATATATTAGCTGATAAAACAGGAAAGTGGCTTGGTTCGGGCATGGGATCCATTAAAGAAATTTATTTTCAATATAAAAAAGATTTCTCATTTACTAAAAACGGGGACTATACACTTTCCGTTGTTCAAGGAATGAGGAAAGACACTTTAAAAGGCATTGTAGACTTTGGAGTAACTATTGAATAA
- a CDS encoding type III pantothenate kinase translates to MLLVVNIGNSNIRFGIFQEEECINSWVMNTKPYKSEDELFSQFKMTYQNYGINPNDITEIAVGSVVPHLTYPVRKSLTRLHNIKTVQVTRNTPTELTSSTPQMGTDLYANAYYAYKKYKGTKIIVDFGTALTLTCVDKTGDIKGVIIAAGVITSLNSLIGATAQLSDIEMRTPKSVLGKTTEESMQSGMVFGFLSMVEGLIDRINKELGEDTFVIATGGLGHLFAPLTTKIHIYDRFHTIKGLRELYLKQTLENENSKF, encoded by the coding sequence ATGCTTTTAGTAGTAAACATCGGAAATAGCAATATACGTTTTGGAATATTTCAAGAAGAAGAGTGTATTAATTCCTGGGTAATGAATACTAAACCTTATAAGAGTGAAGATGAGCTATTTTCTCAATTTAAAATGACTTATCAAAACTATGGGATTAATCCCAATGATATTACCGAAATAGCAGTAGGCTCCGTTGTACCCCATTTAACATATCCTGTAAGAAAATCGCTAACCCGTCTTCATAATATAAAAACGGTTCAAGTAACCAGAAATACCCCTACAGAGCTAACGTCCAGTACTCCGCAAATGGGTACCGATCTTTATGCCAATGCATATTATGCCTATAAAAAATATAAGGGGACAAAAATTATCGTAGACTTCGGGACTGCATTAACTTTAACTTGTGTCGATAAAACCGGAGATATAAAAGGGGTAATTATTGCTGCCGGTGTCATTACTTCTTTAAATTCTCTAATTGGAGCAACTGCACAACTTTCAGATATTGAAATGCGCACTCCTAAAAGCGTACTTGGTAAAACCACGGAAGAATCTATGCAAAGTGGAATGGTGTTTGGTTTTTTAAGTATGGTTGAAGGATTAATTGATCGGATTAATAAAGAATTAGGGGAAGACACTTTTGTAATAGCTACCGGAGGACTCGGCCATCTATTTGCTCCCTTAACAACTAAAATTCATATTTATGATCGTTTCCATACCATAAAAGGCTTACGGGAACTATACTTAAAACAAACCTTAGAAAATGAAAATTCTAAATTTTAG
- a CDS encoding cupin domain-containing protein, with translation MLKSNVTRKDLKTVVLKSQTVSRIEMKEVIIPPKGKADYHLHPCPVIGHVLSGTLLFQIEGHEPEIIKSGNAFYEPKNQPIKHFDNASDSENLIFLAYYLLEDNEDLITIL, from the coding sequence ATGTTAAAAAGTAATGTTACAAGAAAAGATCTAAAGACTGTTGTACTAAAGAGCCAAACCGTTTCAAGAATTGAAATGAAGGAAGTCATCATCCCTCCAAAAGGAAAAGCAGATTATCACCTACATCCCTGTCCGGTTATCGGACATGTATTATCCGGAACCTTGTTATTCCAAATTGAAGGACATGAACCGGAAATCATCAAATCCGGAAATGCATTTTACGAACCTAAAAATCAACCTATCAAACATTTTGATAATGCATCTGATTCAGAAAATCTTATTTTTTTAGCATATTATTTACTGGAAGACAATGAAGATCTTATAACTATATTATAA